TGGCTATTGCAGATACCACCGTGGCCCTGCCCAAAGGCTACAAAGTGCGGATTGTGAAGGCAGGTCAGCCGGTCTTGCAGGGCACCCTAGACGCCAGCCAGATGATTGCCCCCAAGAAGATATACGAGGCGCTCTTTGCCTACGCCGAAGACCATAAGATCAAACTGAAGAACTACTTCGTGGAGCGGTATCCAGACAGAGAATCGGCGGTGATTCAGGTGGGTTTGGAGTAGACAAGGTTTGCTAGAAGGCAGATAACACAAGAGCGGTTTCCGGGGGTGGGAGGCCGCTCTTGTCGTTTTTATGCTGTTTTCAGGGAAATAGGCTAAAAACGGCTTTGAGAGCATGCTGAAGATATACAGGCACGAAGAGTTGTATCCACGAACGGTTGCCGCTTATTGCTCTGCTGAATGCTTTCCTTTAAAAGTAAAGTAAGCTATTGGCTCTTGCTGCGGGTGGGTTGTGCTCCCCGGGTTTTAGGAACCTTGGTTGGTCTGGCGTATGGCACTTTCACTAGCTGGTGGAGGCGGTTGTTCTTCCCCCTGATCTCAAAATCTACCACGTAGGGCGTCTGGTCCCAGTGGAACCGCATGATGCCAAAATTGAGCCGGTCCTGCATCTGGCCCACGCGATGGCGGTTGCGTTCATGCACAAAGCCGCTCATCCAGTTGTGGGTGAGGCCGCTGGATGTGAATTCAAAAATAGGGTAAGGCACGCCTGGCCATTGTATTTTTGAGATTTCCGCGAAGTGCCGGTCACCGGTGAGCAGGATCACATTAGCGGCTTTGGTCTTGGCAATGAGGTTGAAGAGGCGAGTGCGCGCCCTAGGGAAGTTGCCCCAGCGTTCATAACCGTGCTCATTGGGGATGATTTGCAGACCGGTTCCAATCAAATGAAATTGCGCCTTGCTGTGGCGCAGCTCCCGTTCCAGCCAACGCCATTGCGCCTCGCCTAGCAGGTCTCCCTTGTTGTTTTCGCCGTACTTGGGTTCCTGGCCCACTAAAGAGTCTCTATGGTAGCGGCCGTCCAGAAGCAGAACTTTTACCTGCTGGCCCGGCGGACCGTAGGTGTGGGCGCTGTACACACCTTTCTGCTTGCGCCGAGGGCTCTTGGTGGGCTCGTCCAGAAAGTCCCAGAACAGGCGGGCGCTCTGGGCTTTGAATTCATACTCTTTGCCAGCGTTGTTTCGGCCGTAGTCATGGTCATCCCAGACGCCAATGACCGGTATCTGCTGGTAGAGTTTCTGGTAGTCTGGGTGCTGCCGCTGCTGGTCATATTTTGCTTTGAGCACGCGCATGTCGTCCGTATCCCCATAAATGTTGTCGCCCAGCCAGATCCAGAGCTGCGGGTTGTTCTTAAGGATTTCCTGCCAGAGCGGCTGCTTTCTGGCGGTAGAGTTGCAAGAACCCAGGGCCAAGGTCACCAATGGCGTCTGGGCGTTGACGGGTGTTTGAGGATTGGTTTTTTGCTCTATGCTAGAGGTGGTACAAGATAGAAGCAATAGCAGCATTAGGCAGAGACCTCTGCACAGGTTGAGGTACGGGTGCGTCATAGCCAAGCCTACGCTTAGCGTGGGGAAAGTGATGCACCAGAC
The nucleotide sequence above comes from Nibribacter ruber. Encoded proteins:
- a CDS encoding alkaline phosphatase D family protein, with protein sequence MTHPYLNLCRGLCLMLLLLLSCTTSSIEQKTNPQTPVNAQTPLVTLALGSCNSTARKQPLWQEILKNNPQLWIWLGDNIYGDTDDMRVLKAKYDQQRQHPDYQKLYQQIPVIGVWDDHDYGRNNAGKEYEFKAQSARLFWDFLDEPTKSPRRKQKGVYSAHTYGPPGQQVKVLLLDGRYHRDSLVGQEPKYGENNKGDLLGEAQWRWLERELRHSKAQFHLIGTGLQIIPNEHGYERWGNFPRARTRLFNLIAKTKAANVILLTGDRHFAEISKIQWPGVPYPIFEFTSSGLTHNWMSGFVHERNRHRVGQMQDRLNFGIMRFHWDQTPYVVDFEIRGKNNRLHQLVKVPYARPTKVPKTRGAQPTRSKSQ